The DNA region ggctttTCCAGAGAATTGCTTCTTGAAGAACTCTCCCGAAACAGAAGACAGCAAACAAGAGGATTCGGACAGGCCGAAACAGAGGAGCCGAAGGAAGCCACGGGTGCTGTTTTCCCAAGCTCAGGTCTTTGAACTGGAGAGGAGGTTCAAGCAGCAGAGGTACCTCTCGGCTCCCGAGAGGGAGCACCTGGCCAACAGCCTGAAGCTCACGTCCACCCAGGTGAAGATCTGGTTCCAGAACAGGCGCTACAAGTGCAAAAGACAGCGTCAAGACAAATCTCTGGAAATGGGTGGCCACCATCACCCGCCCCCTCCTCGAAGGGTGGCAGTGCCAGTGCTGGTGAGGGATGGGAAGCCTTGCATCGGAGGCTCTCAGAGCTACAACGCGCCTTACAACGTGGGAGCCAGTCCTTACACGTACAACAGCTATCCGGCTTACAGCTACAACAATACGCCTCCCTACAACAGCGGCTACAGCTGCAACTACTCCAGCATGCCCAGTGGGGCAGCCAGTTCTTTCATGAACGTCACTAACCTGGCTCAGTTCAGCAACACGGCCCAGCCTCAGAGCCACCAAGGGACTACAGTGCCTTCTTGCCAGGGGACTTTACAGGGAATCCGGGCCTGGTAGGAATACGGGGAGCCTCTGCCACTGTGAAACTTACAGCCGGCAGGATGTGTTGGAgtttattttgccacacaatCCTGGACTGTAGAGAGGAACAATGGGATCAACAAAGATGGGAAGTGCGagctctctccacccccaccccatccgtCTCCCCCTTTCAAAATAATTTCATAGCACTAAAACGAAGCAGGTGAGCTGCTTTTGGAGGGAGCAGTGGGAAGAAGACGGAAGCACCCTTAACTACTGAAATAACTCAGAAAAAGCTGTCCAACAgaaataaggctttttttttttccatagggAAGGTGCCAATTAATGATCTATATACAGATTATATATAAAGTGTATATGAATTCCTGATGAAAATGCTTTCTTCTTTGCAAGCCCTGACTTGGAAAGTGTAAAGCCAAGCTGTAGGCATCATTAATTACTTTGCCTtgaacaaaatacaaattggGCTGCGGACTAGAAACGGGATCCCGCAGAACTGACTGAGGTGTACCAAaggattttgtttttgttgttgttgttgttatttttatttcCGATGGGAGTAAATCTCACAGGTCGGAAAACCTTGGCAAGCATAATTTCAGGCGATAAAAGTCAGGGGATTCTACTTGTGGCAGAAGTATCactaaacaaacacaaagaaaaaaaaaagcggctttAACAAATGCAAAGCAAAAagggggttgttgttttttattaGAATAACACGTTTGGTTAAAGCGAGTCACATTATGCCAAAATGCACACGTTCAAAGACGGTTCCAGTTTTTCAGTACAGTATTGAAATAGAGGCTAATGGCTGGTAACTTTGAAGGAGCTCCTGTACTGTCCATTGCCCCCGGCCCAGAAGGGCTTACTCCAGTTCCCAGGGCACCGAGGGGAGAAACAATTCTCTGGGCAACTCCTCCggccctctctcctctccccct from Microcaecilia unicolor chromosome 5, aMicUni1.1, whole genome shotgun sequence includes:
- the NKX2-3 gene encoding homeobox protein Nkx-2.3, with the translated sequence MMLPSPVTSTPFSVKDILNLEHQGQQQVPHQQQQHQHHAHLHQDLEAPFHPASCMLAAGERSSFSDGEEKLSYLNSIGAAENQGEVGISPERYVHTALQSSCEHKEEEDEEEEEEEEEAAVRDQTHKNCFLKNSPETEDSKQEDSDRPKQRSRRKPRVLFSQAQVFELERRFKQQRYLSAPEREHLANSLKLTSTQVKIWFQNRRYKCKRQRQDKSLEMGGHHHPPPPRRVAVPVLVRDGKPCIGGSQSYNAPYNVGASPYTYNSYPAYSYNNTPPYNSGYSCNYSSMPSGAASSFMNVTNLAQFSNTAQPQSHQGTTVPSCQGTLQGIRAW